CGAGAAATGGGCCCTAAGGGGCAACCCTTCCAGCACATGGCCCCAGGCAGGACCCAGCATTTTGTCCACTGCAGAGAAACTAGGAGcaggtggtggcagcagctgAGGCAATCTAGGGTAAGAGAGATGGCACAACTTAGGGGCACCATCAATATGTCGTAACGGTGCTCTGTGTGCCGAAAATCATCTCTGCCAAGGCACAGTTGGTCCTTCGTGGTGCAGTGTCCTGTGACTTCTGATAACTTACTCAGAGACTGGTGTTTAGGGTTTGTGACTGCCAGGAtcaaaaacaaaagcagggaaaggaaaaaggaaagggatcACCCTCTCTTGCCTCTCACATGGGAAGTAAGCTGTGCTGAAAGGACAATGGGACAAGAATTAAGAGTATgtgagggcaggagcagggcaaggagctgctggagatGGAAGAGACTCCGTAATCTCCACAGGAATGGCCAGCCTCTAAGTTTGTGGGTCCTCAATGCAGAGTTTGCATtagcttctcccttcccccagccagGAGATGTAAGAAAACTTGTTCTGCAATGCAATACCCCACACTTgatcaggaaaaaacccaaagaaggcACTATTCATAGTGTGTATGCAGAGGAATCTACGGTCTTTATTCTCTAGACATTGAGGTGGGTACAAAGACTCATTGCAGAAGAAAGCAACCAAAAGGTTCACATTTTGTGCAGCCCCCAGGTTGCTTTGCTGCTTCATGACATCCTCACTCTTCCTCCCCTATCTTCTTGCTGTGAAACTCCCGACTCTTCACTCGGAGCTTGTTGACCTGCGACTCTGCAATGTCAGCCCGCTCCTCAGCTTCTTCCAGCTCATGCTGGATCTTTCGGAACTTGGACAGATTGACATTGGACAGCTCCTCCTGTGCGGGGAGAAGGAGTCGGTGGTGAGGAGCCCAGGGCAGGGGTTTCACTCCTGGCCTTGGCTTTGTGCGGCTGTAGCTGTTCCCCAGGGGAAAGCACTGACCTCCTATCTCACACCTACCACTGCTTACACGTGAGCCTCACACGGAACTCATCATCCTCCCATGTTTTTTACCCCATCCAAAACAACTAAAACAGCTTCTGAATTGTTATCCCAGTTCTGCCCACTGTAAATGTGCAAAGGGGGATGGCAGCACAGTGGTTTCTGGTTTTAGCTGTCAAGAAAAAGCTCTTTGGGCTGCAGTTTGTTATTCTTTACACTCAAAGGTTAGGGCTAAGAAAGAGCAGCCACACCAAGAAAGAACATGTATACTCTGCAAAGGTGAGTTTATATGCCATCCTCAGGGAGGAAGTACCTGACCCCTCCTGCCACTCCCCACTAGGTGAGTATagcttctccttctttctccatGACTGCTGTGACAGCACTGTCAGGTAACTGCCCATCTCCTTCTTCTTCTGTAGTCATACAACACTCCCCACAATCCACCCGCCTCTTCCAGCCACCCTCTGCAGTCACATATATCATGACTTTCTCTTATGAAGTACATTGCTGTACAAAAGAAATCGAAACTTATTTCCAGTTCAGCAGATGAGCTAAGTATCTATGTCTCCTGTTCTGTCTCAGTGTCGTAGGTCTGCACTCTCTGATATAAGTTGAAGAACTTAGAGGAGATGAGTCAGTTACAACCCGTCCATGTCCCTCTCACAAATCATTCACTCATAGAATAGCAAAACCTGCCTATACTAGACTATGCAGGAAGGAACTTGACTCAAAGTTTTATCAGCTGAGAAGCTGGTTGTGGCATATCTGTCCTCCAGTATAAAAAAAAGATTGTAGGACACCCCTTAGTTTATTCCTGATAGGACAATGGCCAAAAGAAATCAATGTCAACCATACTCTCAGGATCACGTTCCTAGAGTCGTTAAATTTCTCATGGACAACGGCTCCTTATAAGCTTTACAAGGAGGAGTTTCTTGTAGGCCCACACTAAACCATTCCCAAATGACTGACATTTCTTTCTCTACACTTGAAGTCCATCATCATTCACCAGTTTCTATGCTTTCCAAAAACCTCATATTCACTTTCCATAAGACTTGTGTTCCTCCCCAGAAAATGATATTTGTTACCACTAGAACAAAAACTTACGGCCTCCTCAGCTTGTCTCTTGTAGGATTTCACCTTCATTTGCAGCTTGTCCACCAGATCCTGCAGCCTGAGAATATTCTTACGGTCTTCCTCAGACTAGAGTGGTTGGCAAGCAGGAGAGAGAGTAAATTATTTCCCACCATGTGAGTTAACAATTCCCTTTGGCAATCAAGTGCAAAAATTTTTAGTTCCTGCGAGAGGGTGTGTCAGCCCAAGGAGGCCTCCTGCCCTACCTGGTAGGTCAGCTCCTTCACCCTCCTCTCGTACTTGCGCACACCCTTCACGGCTTCAGCGCTGCGCTTCTGCTCAGCATCAACCTCCCCTTCCAGCTCCCGCACCTGCAACGAGCACCCCATCTTTGGAGCTTCCCTGCTGGCTACTTACATGATGTGCTCACTCATGCACAAATAAAAGCCCTACGCACTCTGGCCTCCAGCTTCTGGATTTGCTTCTTGCCTCCCTTCAGGGCCAACTGCTCAGCTTCATCCAGACGGTGCTGCAGGTCCTTCACCGTCTGGTCCAGgttcttcttcatcctctccaGGTGGGCACTGGTAtcctgctccttcttcagctcttctgccatCATGGCCGCCTGATGAGAGCAAAAGGTCAAAGCCATTTTCAGGCTGGAGATGTTCTGGGGGGAAGGCACATATCTTAAGCAGTGAAAGGAGCCTCCGACTCACATCTGTGATGGCCTTCTTGGCCTTCTCTTCAGCATTGCGGGCTTCCTGGATCGTGTCCTCCATTTCACCCTGAATTTGGGCAATGTCGGTTTCCAGCTTCTTCTTGGTGTTGATCAAGCTGGTGTTCTGCGCAAAGAGAGATTGCCAGACTTGCATCCTGAGGCCTGCAATACCAAACCTACAGCCTGAGCCAAGTCTTTACTCTTCAGGCTTGCAATTCAAGATCtggaattctttttaaaaagattgttTACAAAATGTCAGTGGTAGGCTCAGGTGATGGGTGCTGAGCATGCCTGGCCTTGTGGACAGCAGTAGCGAGGCCATTCTAGTGCTCCTTATCCTCTGGTATGTAGCAGACCTCTGTGTTTATCAACTGTCAGCACAACTTCTTTTGCAACACGCCTTTACCTGGGTATGGAGGAGCTGCACACGTTCAGTGGCATCCAGAAGCTCCTGCTCAGCCACTTTCCTCGACCGCTCCgtctgctccagggctgcccgTAGCTCCTCAATTTCAGCCTGCAACAGGTTTGCTCTGCGCTCCACCATGGCCACCTGCTCCTTCAGGTCCTCCTGTGTCCTGAGAGCATCGTCCAAGTGTATCTGGGTATCCTGTAAAAGAGGCAAGAGAATTTGCAAGGTGGCAGTGGGTGCTTGGGTGCCAAAAATGTCAGCGAAGGCTCTTCTCTTTCTGTAGCTTTGCTGAACAGACCTTGAGCACTGCCTGTGTATTTCTCAGGTTCTTTTGTGCCTCTGCAGCCACGCGGTTGGCATGGCTCAGCTGGATCTCCATTTCATTCAGgtctccctccatcttcttcttcaGACGCAGGGCTTCATTCCTGCTCCTGATCTCAGCATCCAGGCTGCTCTGTAAGGACTCCACGACTCGAAGGTGGTTTCTCTTCATCTGGTCTATCTCTTCATCTTTCTCTGCTATCTTCCTGTCAATCTCAGACTTCACCTGGTTGAGCTCAAGCTGGAGGCGCAGGATCTTCCCCTCTTCATGTTCTAGGGAGGCCTGGACAAGTAGACACAAGCATTTGTAATGTCGATAAAACTACTGCTTGCTTTCTAGGTAATTACAGAATATTTCAAGAATCTCAGCTGCCTGCACTCCCCAGCCAGAACAGAGGAGGACCAAGCAGTTTTTAGTCATATTTCCCCATTGCTCCTATTTTTAGTGCAAATACCAGTGATTATGGGCATGTACCTCAGCTTCCTCCAAGGCAGCCTGGATTTCATATTTCTCCTGCTCAATCTGCTTCTTGACTTTCTCCAGCTCATGAATCGCCTTTCCTCCCTCGGCAATCTGCTCCGTGAGGTCAGCAATCTCCTCTGTTGGAGAAAAGACCAACAGCATGGTCAGGCACAGAGCAGAATGCAAAGGGCCCTGCCACACCAAGGTGACAGGTAGCTTTGCCAACCTGCAGGCACAGACCCATACGGAAAGGTGGTAGTGGTGGATAGTGAGAAAGCCCGGCCAGGAGCAGAGGGCCAGGGACTTACGCTGCAAGTTCTTGTTCTCACGCTTCAGCGTTTCCAGGTGGTCCAAGGACTCCTCATAGGCATTCTTCATCTTAAACAGCTCCGTGCTGAGAGACCGAGACTCCTTCTGGGAGGCTTCCAGCTCAGCCTGTGTTTCCTCGTACTTCTGCTTCCATTCTGCCAGGATCTGAAGAGAAACAGGACCTCAGTGTGGATGTGGCAATCaggaggggatgctctgcccaggAACCCCAGGCCTGGAGCCCAAAAGACCTTGTCAAAGTTCTTCTGCTTCTTATCCAGAGCTGCGCAGGCAGCATTTGATCGCTCCACATCAATCATTAGGTCCTCCACTTcattctgcagcctctgctttgtcttttccaaGGAAGCACATTTGGCATTTACAGCTTCGACATGTTCCTCTGCATCCTGCAGGCGCTGTGCCAGCTTCTTCCTAGGAGGAGATAGAGAGCTCACAGCTAACACAGGGAAACCAGTGTGCTTTTTACAAGATCATGCttaattattttgcattctgCAGTCTCCCAGAGGGAGGGGCTTCATTTATGCTGTTCTTAGCCTTTACCTTTACTAAACCACTAAACCTTCTATAACATTCCCACTTTCTTTTACCCTTCCCAAAAGCAAATCCATGACTTATTCCTCAGAATATCTTGGTGTGTCTCTTCCAAAGTTGCCTTTGAATTTTCATTCTCCCTTGGCTTCTTCACATCCTATCCCCACATACttggcctcctccagctcctccgtgcGCTGAATAGCGTCCGTCTCATATTTGGTTCTCCACTGGGCCACTTCAGTGTTGGCCTTGGACAGGGCACGCTGCAGCTCACTCTTggcttcctgctcctcctcataTTGTTCCCGGAGCAAGTCACAGTCGTGGCGAGCAGACTGCAAGGCGTGGGCCAGGGCGCTCTTGGCCTGGGAAGACAAGCAGATTGGGACGATGAAATGCTTGTGACACAATGTTAACTTAGGAAATGTTGTTGAAATTCTTTGAATTTGGCATTTAAAGTCAGCCCAATGGAAAAGGACGTTAATTCCATGTTCTGAGAAGCTTCTTATTGCTTCATTCATCAGAATCTACAATGTTACCTCAGGAGAGTTGACGGGTAAATTCTAAATGACAACTATAAAACTGGGAATTCTTGAATTGTTTTAAATATGTTCTAAAGTTTCAGCTTCCATTATGGAAAAATGGAATAAGAAACACAGTTTTTTAGCTATATCTCAACTTTTTTTTAGAAGCCATCATTAATCTAAATAAAGACCTGTCGTTGTCTTTCCCTGTCTCAGTATCCAGATTGGAGACGATGCCCTCCTCATATTGTCTTCCCACACTAGAGAGGGAGGTGGCAAAACTGTCCATGTAGTTTGAGAGCTTCAAAATTAAAGTGACATGGCTAATATTCGGATTTTATGTGAGACTAGGAAAAATCCTGAAAGAAAATGGAATCTGAATCCAAAGTCAAACCCCTTAAAAGGAAGAGCCTTTacctttatttcttcctctaaATGTCTCTTAAGCTCCTCGATCTGTTGAGTAAATGCCTGTTTGCCTCTGGATAGCTGAGATATCAAAGCATCTTTTTCTTCCACCTGGCGTGAATATTCACCTGAGAAATTTTACTAGactgtaatttaaatttaaatagactgtaatttaaaaagcaatactAAACCAATGTGTCTTTAAAGCACTGTATACCAGCTTACAGAGTATGGACCAATTTGAGTAAAACATCacactttttcttgttcttgtcaGTTAAAGGTTCTCCCATTTCAGAGGAGTATGGGGGTGTGTTACCTGCTTCTGTCTGCAGACGAGCTCTTTGAGTATTGAGGTCATTGATCATGCGCTGATGTTCCTCTTCTTTTGTCTTAATCTCACTTAACTGGTCTTCCAGAGTGCGACACATCTTCTCCAAGTTTGCCTATATGTCAAATATATGTAAGGCAAGAGGACTATCACTAAAGTCTATCTAGTTTTTCATGATGAAAACCAACATAACTGTGTGTGATGGCAAAATGTAATCAAAAAGTTCAAAATCATGTGGCAGGTCATGCATCATAGGGCAGTAACCTGACAGTAACTCTGTACCTTGGCTTTGGAGACAGATTCCATGTTACTGGCCAAGTCATCAATCTCCATCTTCAGCtcactcttctccttctccagcttctgcttcactcGCTGCAGGTTGTCGATCTGCTCCCCAAGCTCAGCTGTGCTGTCCGCGTGCTTCTTCCGCAGGGCGGCAGCTGTGGCTTCGTGCTGCAGCGTGGCCTCTTCGAGGTCACGGCGCATCTTCTGAAATTCTGCCTCACGCTTCTTGTTCATCTCAATCTGAGCTGCTGTAGCCCCTCCTGCTTCTTCCAGGCGCTCGCTGATCTCCTCTAGCTCCCTCGAGAGGTCAGCCcgatgcttctctgcttttgcccGAGAGGTTCGCTCTGCCTCAATTTCCTCCTCCAGTTCCTCAATACGAGCCTGGGGAACATTAGGGGATCCTTCACACACATGCCCTCCTCCTACCTCACCTGAGACTGGGTGAGAGAGGACAAGGAACAAAGACTTGCCTGCAGCTCCTTGATCTTCTTCTGTAATTGCATGCCCAGAAGCTGCTCATCCTCAATTTTGCTCTGGATCTGGCTGATTTCAAAGTCTTTCCTTTGGGCAAAGCAAACCATGTTAGAGCTCAAAGCAAAAAGACAGGGGCACCAGCCCAGCACTCAGGTGCCTCACAGCCCCACTtacttcttcagcttctcatccagctgctgcttaTCATTTTCCAAATCCATTATGCTGTCATGGGCCAGCTTCAGGTCTCCCTCGAGTTTCCTCTTAGCTCTCTCAAGGTCCATGCGCAGTTTCTTCTCTTGCTCCAGGGACCCTTCCAGCTAAAAGAAACAAGACCATCAGTGCTCCATCAGCCAGGTTTGACTCCATACCTGTCCTGTTCTTGAGGTATGCCTGTGTGCTTACATCGTCCACTTGCTGTTCCAGCTTGGTTTTAGCTTTGGTCAGCGTATTGACTTTGTCCTCTTCTGCCTGCAGGTCATCCAGTGTCTGCTGATGGGCCTCTTGGagggctttcttctcttttgtcagcTTGGCAATGGTCtcatccagggctgccatctcctCTGTAAGGTTTTTCACCTTTGAAAAGAAGGGAGCACATGCAGATAAAAAATGATGTTTAAAATTTTATACTGTATAACAAAACAGAGGTCCTTTCTGTGAGAGTGACATCTTCTGCCTCATACTTTGTTTTCGGTGGCATGTTTTTCCTTCTCAACCTTGGCCAGTGTTAACTCAAGATCGTCAAtatctttcttcagctctgaacATTCATCCTCCAGTTTCCTCTTCTTGGCCGTCAGCTCAGCATTAATTTCTTCCTCATCCTCAGCCCTTTCAGTCACCTCTTTAACTTTGGCTTCcagctggattttggttttgatgagcTGGTCACATCTTTCCTCAGCATCAGCCAAGCTATCTGCTTCCTGGTGAAAGACACAgactttctttgttgttttctgaaCTTTTCTATGTAAGCATGTGTTACAATGTGGCCTGAAGTTGACCTCTCCTCAAGCAACTTTAAtcttgcctgctttttttttttttcccctgggatgCATTATACAGCTTCTCGGTTGAAAACAATATTGATTCCTAAACTTTTTTGCCTCTCTTAAATATGTCTCACTGATATGGTAGGTGTGTGAATTTCTCATTTACCTAGAGGAGAAAGGGGTTGGAGACATTTCTGTTCACAAACACTTTATTCACTATCTTTCCTTTTGTAACTGAATCCTTCTGAACCCATTATTATGTTCAAGTATGGGCTCTCATAGTCTCAAGAGtaatttaatagaaaaagacATTACTTTCTCTGTGAATGTATTAAGACTGCTGCTTGTGCAAGTGGGGGTCTCACCCTTGTAAATTAGCTACCTGTGTGTTATCCTTCCATACTGTGTCTGGAATGGCATGTGCTGGTTTCAGTTGATCACCGCATCATCTTACTCTTTGGTAGACTTTTGGTAtaatgaatttgttttgtttcaaatggATTTGAAAGGCACATATCTGAGAAGAAATTCCattgggatatttttttcctccatgtattAGGTAAAACAGATAACACAGGGTTCCCATTTTCTATGGGAATGTTCAAAGAACTCGGTAGTTAAGTACAGTGTTCCATTTTAGTTGGTAATTTAAGTAATTTAATGAGTAGATTAAAATGACTTTGTAAGGTGGCATTTGAATATCAAATacttttgtatatatttttaagcaatattttcttttgcaagtgCTGTGTGTCTACAAGATTCATAGGATTGTGGTggtaaaattattaatatttaagattgAGAGGTCTGGCTATGAAGTTATCTTTACTAAAAGAATATTCCTTTCAACTAAAAGCTAACAGTCCATGATTGTTTCCAACTCCCCACTCCTGAGCTAAGATAATACCAGGTGTGCCACTCCTATAAACTGCACCAAGAGCCAGTCTCTCCATATTGTCATGTTATTTATTGTTTGATTCCTTAGAACTGTTGCAGTTAACAAGCTACTTAAGTAGAACATCCCTCCCAAGGATGGATACCTGGCTTTGTTAACATTGAAATGATTGGTTTTCCTCACCACTTCCTTTTTTTGATACAGTATATAGGCTTCTGTCTGACCTGTTCTAAATTGTGCACCCAGATTGAGGATCCCAACACAAGTACTTTATGGAAAGATGGCTTATAGTGGGAAGTAATGTTGTTTTAATAAAGATAACTTCTTATCCAGATCTCTcaatcttaaatattaataattttaccACCATAGCATGTTGTTTAAAGTGGAACTACCATAGAAAATCCAGATTAGAGATGCAAAAAactaaaatgttcagaaaaaaaccaaaaacttctgCTTTGTTATAGATTTCATTTATGACCTTGATTCATACCAGTTAAGTCTAAAGCATACAGAGCTCTTTTGTGTAATTAACAACTGAGGGaagaagacacacacacacacacacacacacacggatggtgttacttattttcagaaacaggagctCTGTGTCTGTATATCCTTAGAGATACCCCCTGCAGGACTCACCTGCTCAGAGGGAGTTGGGGGTTCGGGCAAAACTCTGCTCTGAGTATTTCATGTTGGCTAGCTATATCTGCCTCCTTCCTCTAAAGACAAGAGCACTGACTCTCACTTGGAGCTCCCTGCTTCTTTGCACTGGCTGTCAGAGGGCTCACTATGCTACCACCAGACACTTGTTTCCTCAATTTCACATACATATGATGGATAATTCACCAAATATCTGACTTTTGGTCTTCTATAGTCTGACCTTCTGCTTCGTAAAGAACAGTCTGAATGTATAGACTCTTTTTCTGAGTGATAAAATAATGGTGATAAACTTACTGCCTGGACTTGGAGCTGCAGGTCATTTTTCTCCTGCACCAGTTTCACcattttctcctccagctccttcctctttGCCTCAGACTTTGCAAGCTCTTCCTTGGTTTTCTCAAACTCTTCCTTCATGTTGGCCATCTCCTTCTCAGATTCTGCACTCTTCAGCAAGGGCTTGATCTTGAAGAACAGCTTCATCCAGGGCCAGTGCTTGACGTTCATGAATGCACGAATATTGTACTGGATGCAAAAGATGGACTCCCTGAAGCATAATTACAATGTACATTGAATATTTTCAGTATGACAAGTGCCAACACTTTCCCCCAAGTACAGTGACTTTGACTGAGGATGAGGAATGTCTACCTCCTCTCCACCATTCTCCGGTACTCCACTCTCATCAGGAAGCCCCTGCACATGGCTTGTGTGCGGGTGATGAGCTGTGCCAGCTTCTCatccctcatctcctccaggaGTCCCAGCAGCCCAGCTTTGAAGAACACCTTGCGAAAGGGAATGTTGCAGCACATCACTGTCACGTAGAGCAAAGCACAGACATGCAGTGAGTGAGTCAAGGAGGGTTTGTACCTTGGTGTGGCCAAATTTGTACTGGGTGTGGTCCACATCGATTGACCCGAGAAGCTTCTCAGAAGCCTTCTTGCTATCAATGAACTGTCCCTCTGGGATGGCACTGGCATTAAGCACCTTGTACCTGTGAAAATAGAGGAAGATAAGGTTATTTTTCCGCAAGCAACACACACAAGCTAATGAACCCCACCAGTTCATTTATAGCTGGTTTTGACAATAGACCGCAGCCTGAATGAACCTATTTGAATGAACCCACATTGCTTTTAATGATGCTGAGAAGTGCAGTACTTTTACCTCTGTTTGAAGTCAGCATAGAGGACTCTACTGGGGAAACCTTTCCTGCAAATTCTGATGCCTTCCAGCACGCCGTTACAACGTAACTGGTGAAGTACCAGTTCATGCTCCATGGCACCTAGCAATTCAGAGCATAAATGAATACCACAGTCTCCAGCGCAGATGGGCATGGCTGTATCAGAGGAAGTTCTCTTTCTGCTTGAGCATCTTACCaggtgtttttgtttcatttgggaTGATGCAACGGACAAAATGGGGGTGAGTGCTCCGTAGATTGGTCATCAGCTTGTTTAAGTTCTCCTAGAGGGACCAGTTAGTAAAGTGAGTTTCTCCTATGTCCAGTGTTGGATGCATCAACCCCATGGTAATGACTTTACAACATCTCAAAATTAGCTGGGTTTCAGAACACTTTGGTAAACCCACAGAAACTATTTATAAGGAGACTCTCAATTCCCCAACATAACACCTCACAGAAATGTAGAAATACTAAAATTATAGTTCTAGTCTCACCCAAAGACATAAAAATATGAAACCTGAATAGATCCtcaccaaacaacaacaaaaaaagaaattaaaaactgattAGATTTTCATGATCTTTGAAGACAGAATGCTTATTTTTGAACACAACATATTAGCAATATTGAAATTGATCCTGGAAAACCTGATGTGGAATTTCCAAAGAATTTTACCACCATTACAGCAATGCAAAAATAAGCCTTTCAAATTTAATATTAGCTGGCCCCCTTTCTTCATATTACAAAGAGATAACAAATGCAGTACTTACCCGGAAAAGAGCTGACACAGTCTGGAAAGAAGaacccttcttcttccctccctttttgCCACCACCGCCAGCCTCTGcaaatggaagaagagaaaaaaagtattaaaatatgcATATTGCATATTGGAAACTACAGAACACAAAACAACTTTAAATGTTTAGTGTTTACTGCTTTAATTCTGTGTCAACATTGTCCCACACTCAAAATACAGTTTACACAGAGCTGACCTGCATCTGCTCCACCATAGTTGGCAAAGAGTAAGGCCAGTGTCTTCACAGATGATTTCTGGTACAACCCAATGACAGTTTCATTCAGGGGGTCTTTGTTCTTCTCCAGCCAGCCAGTGATGTTGTAGTCTACTGTGCCAGCATAGTGCACCAGGGAGAAGTGGGCCTCAGCCTTGCCTTTGGCAGGCTTGGGCTTCTGGAAGTTGCTGGACTTGCCCAGGTGCTGGTCATAGAGCTTGTTCTTGAAAGAGGTGTCAGTTGCCTTGGGGAACATGCACTCCTCTTCCAGGATGGAGAAGATGCCCATGGGCTGGAAGACATTACAACATACAAGAGGGAGAAACAAATTAGAAAGAAGATATCCCTTGGTTGGAAAGTTGCTGGAGTCAAAAGAGAAAGCTGTTCCCATGCAACTCATGGCAATATGTCAAAGGAAGTTAACTAAAGGCTCAACTTTTTTCAGTGTTGCTGTTTCATTTGAACTTATGTAAATGCCTTTGCGGatgaaaaaattacaaatataacATTGCAAAATACTGTCCTCTTTATAAAACTTCTTTACTGATAGTTACTTACAGAACATGAAAGTCTTTTATATAAATTCATTTTGTAATCTGGAAATGATTACTCTCATAAAAAATCCTGATATCTGACTATGATCTCCAAAAACACTTCCACCCTATTGCCACTTTCAGAGTGTATATATTTGAAAAAGTCAAAATATTCTCACATGCT
This window of the Accipiter gentilis chromosome 10, bAccGen1.1, whole genome shotgun sequence genome carries:
- the LOC126043974 gene encoding myosin heavy chain, skeletal muscle, adult-like isoform X1, which gives rise to MASSDSEMAVFGEAAPYLRKSEKERIEAQNKPFDAKSSVFVAHPKESFVKGTIQSRESGKVTVKTEGGETLTVKEDQVFSMNPPKYDKIEDMAMMTHLHEPAVLYNLKERYAAWMIYTYSGLFCVTVNPYKWLPVYNPEVVLAYRGKKRQEAPPHIFSISDNAYQFMLTDRENQSILITGESGAGKTVNTKRVIQYFATIAASGEKKKEEQQQSGKMQGTLEDQIISANPLLEAFGNAKTVRNDNSSRFGKFIRIHFGATGKLASADIETYLLEKSRVTFQLKAERSYHIFYQITSNKKPELIDMLLITTNPYDFHYVSQGEITVPSIDDKEELMATDSAIDILGFSADEKTAIYKLTGAVMHYGNLKFKQKQREEQAEPDGTEVADKAAYLMGLNSADLLKALCYPRVKVGNEYVTKGQTVQQVNNAVGALAKAVYEKMFLWMVIRINQQLDTKQPRQYFIGVLDIAGFEIFDFNSFEQLCINFTNEKLQQFFNHHMFVLEQEEYKKEGIEWTFIDFGMDLAACIELIEKPMGIFSILEEECMFPKATDTSFKNKLYDQHLGKSSNFQKPKPAKGKAEAHFSLVHYAGTVDYNITGWLEKNKDPLNETVIGLYQKSSVKTLALLFANYGGADAEAGGGGKKGGKKKGSSFQTVSALFRENLNKLMTNLRSTHPHFVRCIIPNETKTPGAMEHELVLHQLRCNGVLEGIRICRKGFPSRVLYADFKQRYKVLNASAIPEGQFIDSKKASEKLLGSIDVDHTQYKFGHTKVFFKAGLLGLLEEMRDEKLAQLITRTQAMCRGFLMRVEYRRMVERRESIFCIQYNIRAFMNVKHWPWMKLFFKIKPLLKSAESEKEMANMKEEFEKTKEELAKSEAKRKELEEKMVKLVQEKNDLQLQVQAEADSLADAEERCDQLIKTKIQLEAKVKEVTERAEDEEEINAELTAKKRKLEDECSELKKDIDDLELTLAKVEKEKHATENKVKNLTEEMAALDETIAKLTKEKKALQEAHQQTLDDLQAEEDKVNTLTKAKTKLEQQVDDLEGSLEQEKKLRMDLERAKRKLEGDLKLAHDSIMDLENDKQQLDEKLKKKDFEISQIQSKIEDEQLLGMQLQKKIKELQARIEELEEEIEAERTSRAKAEKHRADLSRELEEISERLEEAGGATAAQIEMNKKREAEFQKMRRDLEEATLQHEATAAALRKKHADSTAELGEQIDNLQRVKQKLEKEKSELKMEIDDLASNMESVSKAKANLEKMCRTLEDQLSEIKTKEEEHQRMINDLNTQRARLQTEAGEYSRQVEEKDALISQLSRGKQAFTQQIEELKRHLEEEIKAKSALAHALQSARHDCDLLREQYEEEQEAKSELQRALSKANTEVAQWRTKYETDAIQRTEELEEAKKKLAQRLQDAEEHVEAVNAKCASLEKTKQRLQNEVEDLMIDVERSNAACAALDKKQKNFDKILAEWKQKYEETQAELEASQKESRSLSTELFKMKNAYEESLDHLETLKRENKNLQQEIADLTEQIAEGGKAIHELEKVKKQIEQEKYEIQAALEEAEASLEHEEGKILRLQLELNQVKSEIDRKIAEKDEEIDQMKRNHLRVVESLQSSLDAEIRSRNEALRLKKKMEGDLNEMEIQLSHANRVAAEAQKNLRNTQAVLKDTQIHLDDALRTQEDLKEQVAMVERRANLLQAEIEELRAALEQTERSRKVAEQELLDATERVQLLHTQNTSLINTKKKLETDIAQIQGEMEDTIQEARNAEEKAKKAITDAAMMAEELKKEQDTSAHLERMKKNLDQTVKDLQHRLDEAEQLALKGGKKQIQKLEARVRELEGEVDAEQKRSAEAVKGVRKYERRVKELTYQSEEDRKNILRLQDLVDKLQMKVKSYKRQAEEAEELSNVNLSKFRKIQHELEEAEERADIAESQVNKLRVKSREFHSKKIGEEE